A window of Chitinophaga sp. MM2321 contains these coding sequences:
- a CDS encoding family 16 glycoside hydrolase: MKKILHLLIALLVGWSSLASAQGPSDQRAFNTKVADVLALLPSPDKAQFNTHMNAIASLGEDGVAAIAGMLAAPGKGDNTQLQYALAGYAFYVTQPGKEALRKQAVNALCKVIPKTADPENKVFLITQLQTVGTNDAVSTLQPLLAADRFCDPAARALVKINTPAAQEALLQALAAASGNNRITLVEALGDAASRNAVSAITPLATNEDKKLAKVSLYALAHIADPASITVMKNAAAKAGYIYDVTDATSAYLYYAGQLAANGNKAAAWKIAEALVKECKTDAQVHTRTAGLKLLSDIDPAKSMSAVSQAVASKNDEYRDAALKFAGPGAANSASTWLSLLKKSNDGTKAAIIGMLGDNKVAAALPAIQALLKSKSEPVRAAAIAATAKSGGVATLPTLLAIMKSGSATDISAVKQALLIMPGKEVAQQSGAALTGMPAAAQAALLGVLSARKADSSVSDVLALAGSTDAAVRTAAIDALKDVSGKDNLSALFALLNNATTADDIQNIQAALINAGATSNDVSTHMKQVSGDKQSRYLVVLAGIGDPSALKPVEAAFANGDAQTKKAALTALSGWKDAGAAPALLKIARDAANGAYREEALTGYIALAKRSGYPADQQLLMFRNAMELATTNPLQKSILKGVGNCKTLPALFFAGNYIDNAAVQQEAAHAVLNIALADTTYNGAKVRQLLDKTSQVLRGGDADYQRQSIRKYLAEMPAGDGYVPMFNGQNLNGWKGLVENPVARNKMDAKTLAKAQQKADDEMHKGWSVKDGLLVFNGKGNNLCTEKKYGDFEMLVDWKITAQGDAGIYLRGTPQVQIWDTSRTDVGAQVGSGGLYNNQQNESKPLKLADNAIGEWNHFRIIMKGDRVTVYLNGVLVTDNTILENFWDRGLPIFPEEQIELQAHGTYIAYRDLYIKEIPRPVPFTLSDAEKKEGFKILFDGTNMHEWTGNTQNYVIENGDMVIYPNNGGKGNLFTKKEYGNFSFRFEFLLTPGANNGLGIRAPLEGDAAYEGMELQILDNEADIYKDLHVYQYHGSVYGVIPAKRGYLKPVGEWNYEEAIVNGTHIKVILNGTVILDGDIAEARKNGTLDHKKHPGLKRDTGHIGFLGHGAIVRFKNIRIKEL, encoded by the coding sequence ATGAAAAAGATATTACACTTACTCATTGCATTGCTGGTTGGCTGGAGTAGCCTGGCGTCCGCACAGGGGCCATCAGATCAGCGTGCTTTTAATACAAAAGTTGCCGATGTGCTGGCATTGTTGCCATCACCGGACAAAGCACAGTTTAATACCCATATGAATGCCATTGCTTCCCTGGGAGAAGACGGTGTAGCGGCTATTGCCGGTATGCTGGCAGCACCTGGAAAAGGCGATAACACACAGCTCCAGTACGCACTGGCAGGCTATGCATTTTATGTTACCCAACCAGGTAAGGAAGCTCTCCGCAAACAGGCAGTAAATGCGCTTTGCAAGGTAATCCCCAAAACTGCTGACCCGGAAAATAAAGTGTTTCTGATCACCCAGCTGCAAACAGTAGGTACCAATGATGCCGTAAGTACGCTGCAGCCTTTGCTGGCAGCCGACCGCTTCTGCGACCCCGCTGCACGCGCCCTGGTAAAGATCAACACACCTGCTGCACAAGAGGCTTTGTTACAGGCGTTGGCAGCTGCTTCCGGTAATAACCGCATTACACTGGTGGAAGCACTGGGGGATGCTGCCAGCCGCAACGCGGTATCAGCTATCACACCACTAGCTACCAATGAAGATAAAAAGCTCGCTAAGGTATCCCTGTATGCCCTCGCACATATTGCCGATCCGGCTAGTATTACTGTCATGAAAAATGCTGCTGCCAAAGCAGGTTATATTTATGATGTAACAGATGCCACTTCCGCTTATCTCTACTATGCCGGTCAGCTGGCTGCCAATGGCAACAAAGCTGCTGCATGGAAAATAGCAGAAGCACTGGTAAAAGAATGCAAAACAGACGCACAGGTACACACCCGCACTGCCGGTCTTAAACTATTGTCAGACATCGATCCCGCAAAAAGTATGTCTGCGGTAAGCCAGGCTGTAGCCAGCAAGAACGATGAGTATCGCGATGCTGCGCTGAAGTTTGCCGGTCCTGGTGCCGCAAACAGTGCGTCCACCTGGTTGAGCCTCCTGAAAAAATCCAACGATGGTACGAAAGCGGCCATCATCGGTATGTTGGGAGACAACAAGGTAGCGGCTGCGCTGCCTGCGATACAGGCATTGCTGAAAAGCAAAAGCGAACCGGTAAGAGCGGCTGCTATTGCAGCTACTGCTAAAAGCGGCGGTGTTGCTACTTTACCGACATTATTGGCGATCATGAAAAGTGGTAGTGCTACTGATATCTCCGCGGTAAAACAAGCCCTGCTTATTATGCCGGGTAAGGAAGTTGCGCAACAATCCGGCGCTGCCCTGACAGGTATGCCTGCTGCTGCACAAGCTGCACTGCTGGGTGTTTTGTCTGCCCGAAAGGCTGATAGCAGCGTAAGCGATGTACTGGCTTTAGCCGGCAGTACAGATGCAGCAGTACGTACAGCTGCTATAGATGCATTAAAAGATGTATCCGGCAAAGACAACCTGTCTGCTTTGTTTGCCCTGCTGAACAACGCTACCACTGCCGATGATATTCAGAATATCCAGGCTGCGCTGATCAACGCAGGCGCTACCAGCAATGATGTTTCCACTCATATGAAACAGGTATCCGGCGATAAACAATCCCGTTACCTCGTAGTATTGGCTGGTATCGGCGATCCATCTGCACTGAAACCGGTGGAAGCGGCTTTTGCTAACGGCGATGCACAAACGAAGAAAGCAGCATTAACTGCTCTCTCCGGATGGAAAGATGCCGGTGCTGCACCTGCCTTATTAAAGATTGCCCGGGATGCTGCCAACGGTGCATACCGTGAGGAAGCACTCACAGGTTATATAGCCCTTGCAAAAAGATCAGGCTATCCTGCAGATCAGCAATTGCTGATGTTCCGTAATGCGATGGAACTGGCTACCACCAATCCATTGCAGAAAAGCATCCTGAAAGGGGTGGGAAACTGCAAAACATTACCGGCCCTCTTCTTTGCCGGTAACTATATTGACAATGCTGCCGTACAGCAGGAAGCTGCCCACGCGGTGTTGAATATTGCCCTCGCCGATACTACCTACAACGGCGCTAAAGTTCGTCAGCTGCTGGATAAAACCAGCCAGGTATTGAGAGGTGGTGATGCTGATTATCAGCGTCAGTCTATCCGTAAGTACCTCGCTGAAATGCCTGCCGGTGATGGTTATGTACCGATGTTCAATGGTCAGAACCTGAACGGCTGGAAAGGTCTCGTGGAAAATCCGGTAGCCCGCAACAAAATGGACGCGAAAACACTGGCGAAAGCACAGCAGAAAGCGGATGATGAAATGCACAAAGGTTGGTCCGTAAAAGACGGTTTGCTGGTATTCAACGGCAAAGGAAATAACCTCTGCACAGAAAAAAAATATGGTGATTTTGAAATGCTGGTAGATTGGAAGATCACAGCTCAGGGAGATGCCGGTATTTACCTCCGTGGTACCCCACAGGTACAGATCTGGGATACTTCCCGCACTGATGTTGGTGCACAGGTAGGCTCCGGTGGGTTATACAACAACCAGCAGAACGAAAGCAAACCCCTCAAACTGGCGGACAATGCTATCGGCGAATGGAACCACTTCCGCATTATCATGAAAGGTGATCGCGTTACCGTATACCTCAACGGTGTATTGGTAACAGACAATACTATCCTCGAGAACTTCTGGGATCGTGGCCTTCCTATCTTCCCTGAAGAGCAGATCGAACTGCAGGCGCATGGTACTTACATCGCCTATCGTGATTTGTACATCAAGGAAATACCCCGTCCTGTCCCTTTCACTTTAAGCGATGCTGAAAAGAAAGAAGGGTTCAAAATCCTGTTTGATGGTACCAACATGCACGAGTGGACAGGCAATACCCAGAATTATGTGATTGAAAACGGTGACATGGTGATCTATCCTAATAATGGCGGAAAGGGTAACCTCTTTACGAAAAAGGAATACGGTAACTTCTCTTTCCGTTTTGAATTCCTGCTTACTCCAGGCGCTAACAACGGTTTGGGTATACGTGCTCCGCTCGAAGGAGATGCGGCTTACGAAGGCATGGAACTACAGATACTGGACAACGAAGCGGATATCTACAAGGATCTCCACGTATACCAGTACCATGGTTCTGTTTATGGCGTAATTCCTGCCAAACGCGGTTACCTGAAACCAGTAGGAGAGTGGAACTATGAAGAAGCTATCGTGAATGGTACACATATCAAAGTAATCCTGAACGGCACCGTGATCCTCGATGGAGACATTGCGGAAGCCCGTAAAAACGGTACGCTTGATCATAAAAAACACCCAGGTCTGAAAAGAGACACCGGCCATATCGGCTTCCTCGGACATGGTGCTATTGTGCGCTTCAAGAATATCAGGATAAAAGAATTATAA
- a CDS encoding DoxX family protein, whose amino-acid sequence MKIVALLGRILYALIFIMSGLNHLGGTGADYAAASGVPAAGFMVPFAGLLAMVGGLSVLLGFKAHYGAWLLVIFLIPVTFFMHNFWAIKDPMAAQMQMAFFMKNISMLGGALLIAYFGAGPYSIDNRKK is encoded by the coding sequence ATGAAAATCGTTGCACTACTGGGCCGGATACTTTACGCCCTTATCTTCATTATGTCGGGACTAAACCACCTGGGTGGTACCGGCGCTGATTATGCCGCCGCTTCCGGTGTACCAGCCGCTGGCTTTATGGTACCTTTTGCAGGCCTGTTGGCTATGGTAGGCGGCCTGAGTGTACTCCTGGGCTTTAAAGCACATTATGGCGCCTGGTTGCTGGTGATCTTCCTGATTCCGGTAACATTTTTTATGCACAATTTCTGGGCAATAAAGGATCCGATGGCTGCACAAATGCAGATGGCTTTTTTTATGAAAAATATCTCCATGCTGGGAGGGGCTCTACTGATCGCTTATTTCGGGGCTGGGCCGTATAGTATTGATAACAGAAAGAAGTAA
- a CDS encoding Mpo1-like protein, with protein sequence MRTIHQWLDEYGSSHRNHTNKLIHWVCVPAIFFSIVGFLYAIKLPVAGFRMVLSVAHIVLLLLILYYARLSPSLAAGMLIIGILCLWGWRMIAIAEIVVWQAALVIFVLAWIGQFIGHKIEGAKPSFFKDLQFLLIGPAWLLSFIYKKAGIKL encoded by the coding sequence ATGAGAACTATTCACCAATGGCTGGATGAATACGGCAGCAGCCACCGGAATCATACCAACAAACTAATTCATTGGGTTTGTGTGCCTGCTATTTTCTTCAGCATTGTCGGCTTTTTGTATGCCATCAAGCTGCCGGTAGCAGGCTTCCGCATGGTATTGAGTGTAGCCCATATCGTACTGTTGCTGCTTATCCTTTATTATGCCCGCCTTTCTCCTTCGCTGGCAGCGGGAATGCTTATTATTGGCATTCTTTGCCTCTGGGGCTGGCGCATGATTGCAATCGCGGAGATTGTTGTATGGCAGGCCGCTTTGGTCATCTTTGTGCTGGCCTGGATCGGACAATTCATCGGACATAAAATAGAAGGTGCGAAGCCCTCTTTTTTCAAGGACCTGCAATTCCTGCTGATTGGCCCGGCGTGGCTGCTGAGCTTTATCTATAAAAAGGCCGGTATTAAATTATAA
- a CDS encoding NAD(P)-dependent oxidoreductase, with amino-acid sequence METIGFIGTGNLGYPIVENLLKAGYGVSVYNRTREKALPLQQLGAVLVNSPAEAVVQGGIVMSLVSDDKAIIAIAGDALVKALGAGGIHVSMSTISPDTSRILAAHHLEEGVQYVAAPVFARPEAAAAKVGTAVISGNDAAKARIRPLLEAGFAKNIFDLGDDAGSANVLKLIGNFMIAGAIEMMAESFALAEKNKVDPRVVYEMLTTTLFASPIFRNYGAMIVDRKFTGDPSFSAALGLKDLNLVLETAARSYTPMPLAQLVQSRLTTVLAKDTKDADWIALAMGALEDAGLK; translated from the coding sequence ATGGAAACTATCGGATTTATCGGCACCGGCAACCTGGGTTATCCCATTGTCGAAAATCTGCTGAAAGCAGGATATGGAGTAAGCGTGTATAACCGTACACGCGAAAAGGCGTTGCCATTACAGCAGTTAGGAGCCGTGCTGGTAAACAGTCCGGCGGAAGCTGTCGTTCAGGGTGGTATTGTTATGTCGCTGGTATCTGATGATAAAGCCATTATAGCTATTGCGGGCGATGCCCTGGTAAAAGCACTGGGGGCAGGAGGTATTCATGTTTCCATGAGTACAATTTCTCCTGATACCTCGCGTATACTGGCTGCACATCACCTGGAAGAAGGGGTACAGTATGTAGCGGCGCCTGTGTTTGCAAGGCCCGAAGCGGCTGCCGCCAAAGTTGGTACTGCTGTAATTTCCGGTAACGATGCTGCTAAGGCAAGAATAAGACCTTTACTGGAAGCTGGTTTTGCGAAAAATATTTTTGACCTGGGAGATGATGCCGGTAGCGCCAACGTATTAAAACTGATTGGTAACTTTATGATTGCAGGCGCTATTGAAATGATGGCAGAGTCCTTTGCATTGGCAGAGAAGAATAAGGTAGATCCGCGTGTGGTATATGAAATGCTGACCACCACGTTGTTTGCATCACCGATCTTCAGGAACTATGGTGCTATGATCGTAGACCGTAAATTTACTGGTGACCCCTCTTTCAGTGCTGCATTGGGTTTGAAAGATCTGAACCTGGTACTGGAAACGGCAGCGAGGTCTTATACGCCGATGCCATTGGCGCAGCTGGTGCAGTCGAGATTGACAACCGTACTGGCAAAAGACACGAAAGATGCGGATTGGATTGCGCTTGCGATGGGCGCACTGGAAGATGCCGGTTTAAAATAA
- a CDS encoding ROK family protein, producing MKSSTALGIDIGGSHITAALVNLETRTIETGSWNRTRINSQGTASEIIAAWAAVINEAFREVPVAARYIGIGMPGPFDYEQGISLMNGQHKYDALYQLNVKTLLAEKLGIPPSQIRFINDAGCFLQGEIFSGAGRNYQHVIGLTLGTGLGSAAYHGGIAKDADRWCTPFLDSMAEDYLSTRWFIKRYHELSGESVADVKALTARLRTDSRVQDIFNEFAHNLATFLLSFIQAESPEVIVIGGNIANASPLFLPAVTLELEKNNIHLPLCVASLGEEAAILGAASIWNI from the coding sequence ATGAAAAGTTCCACGGCTTTAGGAATTGATATAGGAGGATCCCATATCACAGCGGCACTGGTGAACCTGGAAACTAGAACAATCGAAACCGGTTCCTGGAATCGCACCCGTATTAATTCACAGGGAACAGCATCGGAAATTATAGCTGCCTGGGCGGCAGTAATCAATGAAGCTTTCAGAGAGGTGCCGGTAGCTGCCAGGTACATCGGTATCGGCATGCCTGGTCCTTTTGATTATGAACAGGGGATCAGCCTGATGAATGGCCAGCATAAATATGATGCGCTGTACCAGCTAAATGTAAAGACACTGCTGGCAGAAAAGCTGGGCATACCCCCATCACAGATCCGCTTTATCAACGACGCCGGTTGCTTTTTGCAGGGTGAGATTTTTAGTGGTGCAGGCCGGAACTACCAGCATGTGATTGGTCTTACACTGGGCACGGGCCTGGGTTCTGCCGCTTACCACGGCGGCATAGCCAAAGATGCTGACCGCTGGTGTACCCCCTTTCTGGACAGTATGGCGGAAGACTATCTGTCTACCCGCTGGTTTATAAAAAGATATCATGAACTCAGCGGAGAATCAGTGGCAGATGTAAAAGCCCTGACTGCCCGCCTGCGAACAGACAGCAGGGTACAGGACATATTCAACGAGTTTGCACATAACCTTGCCACTTTCCTGCTCTCTTTCATCCAGGCTGAATCGCCGGAGGTAATCGTCATCGGTGGCAACATCGCCAATGCATCCCCACTTTTTTTGCCCGCTGTAACCCTGGAACTTGAAAAGAATAATATCCACCTCCCGCTCTGCGTCGCCTCCCTGGGTGAAGAAGCAGCTATACTCGGCGCAGCAAGCATCTGGAATATTTAG
- a CDS encoding HlyD family secretion protein, producing the protein METTQTKATTNNNTHMQQETPAPKKRSKGFVIVLVLLVVGGGAFGITKYIHSLHHEETDNAQIDANVSPVIPRVSGFVKEVRVKDNQFVKKGDTLVVLDDRDLVIKVQQAENALMTAQANLGAAEASTMAAEAGISTAQANIGTIDAQIEAAKVNIWRASQDYDRYNNLIKDHSVTQQQYEQALAAKQTAERQLDVLVKQKAAASRQSSVVSSQSSATSKQINLANAGIKQRETDVEDAKLIQSYAVITAPEDGVLSKIFVQPGQYVAAGQSLFSVVMDNTPWVVANFKETQLEKMKLGQKVTVHIDAYPGTPLEAKVTSFAPATGAKFALLPPDNASGNFVKVVQRLPVKIEFNEPNNGLIKQLRPGMNVLVDVHLN; encoded by the coding sequence GTGGAAACAACGCAAACAAAAGCTACTACTAATAATAATACACACATGCAGCAGGAAACACCGGCGCCCAAGAAGCGCAGCAAAGGATTCGTCATCGTACTGGTATTACTGGTAGTTGGTGGTGGCGCATTCGGTATCACTAAATATATTCATAGTCTGCACCACGAAGAAACAGATAATGCTCAGATAGACGCTAATGTGAGCCCGGTAATACCGCGCGTATCAGGTTTTGTGAAAGAAGTAAGAGTGAAGGATAACCAGTTCGTGAAAAAAGGGGACACCCTCGTGGTCCTGGACGACCGTGACCTGGTTATAAAAGTACAACAGGCTGAAAACGCCCTGATGACAGCACAGGCTAATCTGGGCGCTGCAGAAGCTTCTACCATGGCTGCTGAAGCAGGTATCAGCACTGCACAAGCCAACATCGGAACAATTGACGCACAGATAGAAGCTGCGAAAGTAAACATCTGGAGAGCCAGCCAGGATTATGATCGTTATAATAACCTGATCAAAGATCACTCTGTCACCCAGCAACAATACGAACAGGCACTCGCTGCAAAACAAACAGCAGAGCGTCAGCTGGATGTATTGGTAAAACAGAAAGCTGCGGCCAGCCGCCAGAGTTCTGTTGTTTCTTCACAGAGCAGTGCTACCTCCAAACAGATCAACCTCGCTAACGCCGGTATCAAACAGCGTGAAACAGATGTGGAAGATGCTAAACTGATTCAGTCTTATGCAGTCATTACCGCGCCTGAAGATGGTGTGCTGTCAAAGATTTTTGTACAGCCTGGTCAGTACGTAGCTGCCGGTCAGTCGCTGTTCAGCGTAGTAATGGATAACACGCCATGGGTAGTCGCTAATTTCAAGGAAACACAACTTGAAAAAATGAAACTGGGACAAAAAGTAACGGTACATATCGACGCATACCCCGGTACACCGCTGGAAGCAAAAGTAACTTCCTTTGCACCGGCTACCGGCGCCAAATTCGCACTGCTGCCGCCTGATAATGCTTCCGGTAACTTCGTAAAAGTGGTACAACGTTTACCCGTAAAAATCGAGTTCAACGAACCGAACAACGGATTAATCAAACAGTTGCGCCCGGGTATGAACGTGCTGGTAGACGTGCATCTCAACTAA
- a CDS encoding Gfo/Idh/MocA family oxidoreductase produces MAKQNSDSRRAFLRNSLGALAAFTIVPRHVLGRGYLAPSDQLTKAVIGTGGMGRGHFGYAGTRVVAICDVDRSHLTLAMDQLKDNGVKTFSDYREVITLPEVDIVHIATPPHWHGIIAADAARAGKDVWCEKPMTATIGEGKRLVEAVQQHGRIFRLNTWFRFEDNFYGMGTTVKPIKKLVESGLLGWPLKVTISKHTGFDWKFYWVGKTNMETMPVPKELDYDMWLGPAPYRPYNPHRVHQTFRGYWDYDGGGLGDMGQHYMDPVQYFLGKDNTSPVSVEVDAPQQHPDAVGTWRRITYTYADGCQIILDGEGTDEKAAYIEGPNGKLYPGFRSDIPDLEKKLASFPDPAPQQTDFVDAVKNRRKFALNEENGHRSCTLVNLGKVALRLNRSLKFDPVKQEFIDDAGANSLIFQPMRGPWTI; encoded by the coding sequence ATGGCAAAACAAAACAGCGATTCGAGGCGGGCGTTTCTCAGAAATTCCCTGGGTGCGCTAGCTGCTTTCACTATTGTACCCCGGCATGTACTGGGACGCGGTTACCTGGCCCCAAGCGATCAGCTCACCAAAGCGGTGATTGGAACAGGGGGCATGGGACGTGGTCACTTCGGCTATGCAGGCACCCGTGTGGTAGCTATCTGCGATGTAGACCGCAGTCATCTGACACTGGCCATGGACCAGTTGAAAGATAATGGTGTGAAAACATTCTCCGACTACCGCGAGGTGATCACCTTACCGGAAGTTGATATTGTACACATAGCTACTCCACCGCACTGGCACGGTATTATTGCTGCCGATGCAGCGCGTGCCGGTAAAGATGTATGGTGCGAGAAACCAATGACCGCCACCATCGGAGAAGGCAAACGCCTCGTGGAAGCGGTGCAGCAGCATGGACGTATTTTCCGCCTCAATACCTGGTTCCGTTTTGAAGATAACTTCTATGGAATGGGCACTACCGTGAAACCCATCAAAAAACTGGTAGAAAGCGGACTCCTAGGATGGCCGCTGAAAGTAACCATCAGCAAACATACCGGGTTCGACTGGAAATTTTACTGGGTAGGCAAAACCAACATGGAAACCATGCCCGTACCTAAAGAACTGGACTATGATATGTGGCTGGGACCCGCACCATACCGCCCTTACAACCCGCATCGCGTACACCAGACCTTCCGTGGCTACTGGGATTATGATGGTGGTGGATTAGGCGATATGGGTCAGCATTACATGGACCCTGTTCAGTACTTCCTGGGTAAAGATAATACCAGCCCCGTAAGCGTTGAAGTGGATGCACCACAGCAACATCCTGATGCCGTAGGCACCTGGAGAAGGATCACCTACACCTACGCCGATGGCTGCCAGATCATCCTGGATGGTGAAGGTACTGATGAGAAAGCTGCTTATATAGAAGGACCTAACGGTAAACTATACCCCGGTTTCCGTTCCGACATTCCGGATCTGGAAAAGAAACTGGCTTCCTTCCCTGACCCCGCACCACAACAAACCGATTTTGTGGATGCCGTTAAGAACCGCAGAAAATTTGCACTCAACGAAGAAAATGGTCACCGTTCCTGCACCCTCGTCAACCTGGGTAAGGTCGCTTTGCGCCTGAACCGCTCTCTGAAATTTGACCCGGTAAAACAGGAATTCATCGATGATGCAGGTGCCAACAGCCTGATCTTTCAGCCGATGAGAGGTCCGTGGACAATTTAA
- a CDS encoding DHA2 family efflux MFS transporter permease subunit — translation MQQESLIEYGSRRVIITITAIFCALLEIVDTTIVNVALNDMRGNMGATLSEIGWVITAYAIGNVIVVPMTSWLSQQFGRRNYFAASIIIFTVSSFLCGNATTMWELILFRFVQGLGGGALLVTSQTIITESYPPEKRGIAQAIYGLGVIIGPTLGPPLGGYITDNFSWPYIFYINIPIGVIATLLTLQFVRSPKYAEKKAVSEIDFLGILLLALTVGSLQFVLERGQEDDWFNSPVITALTVTTVLSLFFFIWRELTYKNPIVELRVLKNGNLRVGTILSFILGFGLYGSTFIIPLYTQGLLGWTATQSGMLMIPAALTTAFMMPIIGKMLERGVPQQYLVASGMFLFFIYSFWGYKIITPADTGSDAFFWMLIVRGVGMGLLFIPITTLALSSLKGQQIGQGAAFTGMMRQLGGSFGVALITTFMTRQNMFYRNDLVGKLDINNPDVINRVNGLQHSFIAKGMDPQTALSSGYKVLDFSVTKQAAAMSYMDVFLYLGLMFLICIPFVLLVKGNKQKTKLDPSAMH, via the coding sequence ATGCAACAAGAATCATTGATAGAATACGGCTCACGCAGGGTGATTATTACGATCACTGCTATATTCTGCGCTTTGCTGGAAATTGTGGATACCACTATCGTGAATGTGGCGTTGAATGATATGCGCGGTAACATGGGTGCTACCCTCAGTGAAATAGGATGGGTGATCACCGCATATGCTATCGGTAACGTAATCGTAGTACCGATGACCAGCTGGTTATCACAACAATTTGGCCGTCGTAATTATTTCGCCGCCTCCATTATCATCTTTACCGTATCATCGTTCCTTTGCGGAAATGCGACCACCATGTGGGAACTGATCCTGTTCCGCTTTGTACAGGGACTTGGTGGTGGTGCGCTACTGGTTACCTCTCAAACTATTATCACAGAAAGTTATCCACCGGAAAAACGTGGAATTGCCCAGGCCATCTATGGTCTTGGTGTGATCATCGGCCCAACACTGGGCCCTCCTTTAGGTGGTTATATCACCGATAATTTCTCCTGGCCTTACATTTTCTACATCAACATACCTATCGGCGTTATCGCTACCCTGCTTACTTTGCAGTTTGTGCGCAGCCCGAAATATGCAGAGAAAAAGGCTGTCAGTGAAATTGACTTCCTCGGTATCCTGTTGCTGGCCCTCACGGTAGGCTCCCTGCAATTTGTACTGGAACGCGGACAGGAAGACGACTGGTTTAACAGTCCGGTTATTACGGCATTAACGGTAACGACTGTATTAAGTTTGTTCTTCTTCATATGGCGGGAGCTCACCTATAAAAACCCTATTGTGGAATTGCGGGTACTCAAAAACGGTAATCTGCGGGTAGGTACGATCCTGTCTTTCATACTCGGTTTTGGGCTCTATGGTTCTACTTTCATCATCCCCTTATATACACAGGGTTTGCTGGGATGGACCGCCACGCAATCCGGTATGCTGATGATCCCTGCGGCACTTACTACGGCATTTATGATGCCGATCATCGGTAAGATGCTGGAAAGAGGTGTACCACAGCAATACCTGGTAGCTTCCGGTATGTTCCTGTTCTTTATATACAGTTTCTGGGGATATAAAATTATTACGCCTGCCGATACCGGCTCCGACGCTTTCTTCTGGATGTTGATTGTACGCGGTGTGGGTATGGGGCTGCTCTTTATTCCGATCACCACCCTGGCATTGTCTTCACTGAAAGGTCAGCAGATTGGGCAGGGTGCGGCATTTACAGGTATGATGCGCCAGTTGGGAGGTTCATTCGGGGTGGCATTGATCACTACGTTTATGACGCGGCAGAACATGTTTTACCGCAATGACCTGGTAGGCAAACTGGATATCAATAACCCCGATGTGATCAACAGGGTAAACGGCTTACAGCATAGCTTCATAGCTAAAGGTATGGACCCGCAAACGGCATTGAGCAGTGGTTATAAGGTCCTGGATTTCTCTGTCACCAAACAGGCAGCGGCCATGTCATACATGGATGTGTTTCTGTACCTGGGGCTGATGTTCCTGATCTGTATCCCATTTGTGTTACTGGTAAAAGGAAATAAACAAAAAACTAAACTGGATCCATCTGCAATGCATTAA
- a CDS encoding helix-turn-helix domain-containing protein translates to MRKENSTNTINKKIINNICSTAHTLSVIGGRWKPSILWLLLDNKLRYNELRKAIPGISERVLVLQLRELENDQLVKRVIFPEVPPRVEYELTPLGRSMEVMLQHMTDWGAMHRKHSSKQVKELVTEDKA, encoded by the coding sequence ATGAGAAAAGAAAACTCCACCAATACTATTAATAAAAAGATCATCAACAACATATGCAGTACTGCGCACACATTGTCGGTCATAGGTGGCCGATGGAAGCCCAGTATCCTTTGGCTCCTGCTTGATAACAAATTGCGTTATAACGAACTCAGAAAAGCTATTCCCGGCATCTCAGAACGCGTACTGGTATTACAGCTGCGGGAACTGGAAAATGATCAGCTGGTAAAACGGGTTATTTTTCCGGAAGTTCCTCCCCGTGTAGAATATGAACTTACACCATTGGGACGATCTATGGAAGTGATGCTTCAACATATGACCGACTGGGGTGCCATGCACCGCAAACATAGCAGCAAACAGGTAAAAGAATTAGTTACCGAAGATAAAGCCTGA